In Natronomonas halophila, one DNA window encodes the following:
- the lysW gene encoding lysine biosynthesis protein LysW, translated as MAECPECGAEQDLHDNLEVGEIVDCATCGAELEVVGDDPVELDTAPELEEDWGE; from the coding sequence ATGGCAGAATGTCCCGAGTGTGGGGCCGAACAGGACCTGCACGACAACCTCGAAGTCGGAGAGATCGTCGACTGTGCGACCTGCGGTGCCGAACTCGAAGTGGTCGGTGACGACCCCGTCGAGCTGGATACGGCGCCCGAACTCGAAGAGGACTGGGGGGAGTAA